The DNA segment TCCCGAAAACCGACAGACCCCCATTGCAGCGCACCTGCACCTGTCCAACGGAATCGAAGCCGATTTCGATTGGCGTCAGGAAGGCCCGCAAACATGGAGCATCGAACTGGAAACCGATCACGGCACGCTTGCCTTGCATGATGGCGGCGCACGGCTGGTGATTGACGGCGCGGTCAGCGCGGCCCCGGACGCCACACTCAGCGGTGAATATCCGCGCCTCTATGCGCGCATGGCCGAGTTGGTGCGCGCAGGTCAGTCTGACATGGACCTGTCGCCCATGGTGCTGGTCGCCGATGCTTTCACACTGGGCCGCCGCGTCACCGCCGCGCCCTTTCACTTTTGAGGAAACGCTATGAAAACGCCCCTTACAGGCATTCTGCCTGTCGCCCCCACCCCTTTTTTCGATGACGGCACAGTCGATCATGACGGCATGCGCCGCGTGATTGATTGCATGATAGATCAGGGTGTCGATGCGATCTGCATTCTGGCGAATTATTCCGAACAGTTCCTTTTGTCCGATGAAGAGCGGCTTGCCCTGATGCGGGTGTCACTGGAACATGCAGGCGGGCGCGTGCCTGTGATCGTGACGATCAGCCATTTCTCGACCGATGTTGTGGTGGCGCGGGCGCGCGCCGCACAGGCAATGGGCGCGGCCATGGTGATGATGATGCCGCCCTATCACGGTGTCGGGCTGGTCCCCGCCGAGGAAGGCGTGTTCGAGCATTTTAAGGCCGTGTCAGACGCCATCACCATTCCCATCATGGTGCAGGACGCGCCCTTGTCGGGCTGTCAGATGTCGGTGCCGCTGCTGGTGCGCATGGCGCGCGAGTTGGAACAGGTCAGCTATTTCAAGATGGAAATGCCCTTCGCCGCCGACAAGCTTGCCGCCCTGATCGAGGCGGGCGGGGCGGATATTCTTGGCCCCTTTGATGGCGAAGAGGCCGTGACCCTGCTGGCCGATCTGGATGCAGGCTGCACCGGCACCATGACATCTGCGCTGCTGCCCGAACATATCCGTCCCATCGTGATCGACTACCGCGCGGGCGACACGGATGCGGCCCTTGCGCAATGGACGCGGTGCCTGCCGCTGATCAACCACGAGAACCGCCAATGCGGATTGCGCGCTTCCAAGACAGTGATGAAAGCGGGCGGCGTGATCCGCTCGGACCATGTGCGCCATCCGCTGAAACCCCTCTCCCCCCGCACCCGTGATCGGTTGTTGCAACTGGCCGAGGAGCTTGACCTGATCGCCCTGCGTTGGGGAAAATAAGGAACTTGATATGACATATACACCACACGGCGCGCATTGGATTGCGGGCAAGAAAACCCTTGGTGCAGAGCGCTTCACCACTCCGACCGGTCACGCCTTCAGCGTGGGCACCGCCGCAGAAGTGGCGCTCGCCTGTGGGAGCGCCGAGGCCGCGTTCTGGTCTTTTGGCCACACCACCCCCGAGGATCGCGCCCAGTTGTTGGAGGCCATCGCAGAGGAGATTGACGCCCGCGCCGAGGCTATTACCGAGATGGGCTGCGCAGAAACCGGACTGCCCGAAGCGCGCCTGAACGGCGAGCGCGGGCGCACCACTGGCCAGTTCCGGCTGTTTGCCGATCATATCCGCAAGGGCACCTATCTGGACCAGCGCCACGACCCTGCCCTGCCCGACCGACAACCCGCACCGCGCCCCGAGCTGCGCATGATCCAGCGCCCCATTGGCCCTGTGGCGGTGTTCGGCGCGTCCAACTTTCCGCTGGCCTTTTCGGTGGGCGGTGGCGACACGGCGGCGGCCTTGGCTGCGGGCTGTCCGGTGGTGGTCAAGGGACACCCCGCACATCCCGGCACAGGCGAGGTGGTGGGCGATGCTATTGCCGCCGCGGTCGCGCGCTGTGGTCTGCACGCGGGCGTGTTCAGCCTGCTTCAGGGCGACAGCCATGCTTTGGGCGGCGCGCTCGTCACGCATCCGCTGATCCGCGCGGTGGGCTTTACCGGATCA comes from the Roseinatronobacter monicus genome and includes:
- a CDS encoding dihydrodipicolinate synthase family protein codes for the protein MKTPLTGILPVAPTPFFDDGTVDHDGMRRVIDCMIDQGVDAICILANYSEQFLLSDEERLALMRVSLEHAGGRVPVIVTISHFSTDVVVARARAAQAMGAAMVMMMPPYHGVGLVPAEEGVFEHFKAVSDAITIPIMVQDAPLSGCQMSVPLLVRMARELEQVSYFKMEMPFAADKLAALIEAGGADILGPFDGEEAVTLLADLDAGCTGTMTSALLPEHIRPIVIDYRAGDTDAALAQWTRCLPLINHENRQCGLRASKTVMKAGGVIRSDHVRHPLKPLSPRTRDRLLQLAEELDLIALRWGK